One stretch of Paraburkholderia fungorum DNA includes these proteins:
- the nagA gene encoding N-acetylglucosamine-6-phosphate deacetylase: MLTGNILTTDGWIHGTLEYENGRITALTGNPVDPSTNDAPYILPGFIDLHVHGGGGSDVMEAGDAIEVIARTHARFGTTSLLATTMTAPRDELMNVVAGLGNNAKARTPGGARVLGVHLEGPYINPGKLGAQPDAAVSAVMDEVLKYLSIAPIRVVTLAPEIAGHMEIISAMAARGVRVQLGHSLGTYDDAVAALKHGACGFTHLFNAMSPLHHRNPGLVGAALAHAEFAEIIPDLLHVHPGAIRAALRAIPRLYVVTDSTSATGMPDGEYRLGSQHVTKCLGGVRLADGTLAGSTLTMDQALRNLVSIGLPIADVSNRLSRYAADYLGIEDRGRIARGAWADLVVFDRELALTATYVEGEAIVEYA; this comes from the coding sequence ATGCTGACCGGAAACATACTCACCACCGATGGGTGGATTCACGGCACGCTCGAATACGAAAACGGCCGCATCACGGCGCTGACAGGCAATCCCGTCGATCCGTCGACGAACGACGCGCCGTACATCCTGCCCGGCTTCATCGATCTGCACGTGCATGGCGGCGGCGGTTCCGACGTGATGGAAGCGGGCGACGCGATCGAAGTGATCGCCCGCACGCATGCGCGTTTCGGCACGACGAGCCTGCTCGCGACCACCATGACCGCGCCGCGCGACGAACTGATGAACGTGGTCGCCGGACTCGGCAACAACGCGAAGGCGCGCACGCCGGGCGGCGCGCGCGTGCTCGGCGTCCACCTGGAAGGGCCGTACATCAACCCCGGCAAGCTCGGCGCGCAGCCGGACGCGGCGGTCTCGGCGGTGATGGACGAGGTGCTGAAGTATCTGTCGATCGCGCCGATCCGCGTGGTTACGCTGGCACCGGAAATCGCCGGTCACATGGAGATCATCTCCGCGATGGCCGCGCGCGGCGTGCGCGTGCAACTGGGCCACTCGCTCGGCACCTACGACGACGCCGTCGCCGCGCTGAAGCACGGCGCGTGCGGTTTCACGCACCTGTTCAACGCGATGTCGCCGCTGCATCACCGCAATCCAGGACTCGTCGGCGCGGCGCTCGCGCACGCCGAATTCGCAGAAATCATTCCCGATCTGCTGCACGTCCATCCGGGCGCGATCCGCGCCGCGTTGCGCGCGATTCCGCGTCTGTACGTGGTGACGGACAGCACGTCGGCCACCGGCATGCCCGACGGCGAATACCGCCTCGGCAGCCAGCATGTGACGAAGTGCCTGGGGGGAGTGCGACTCGCCGACGGCACGCTCGCCGGCAGCACGCTGACGATGGATCAGGCGCTGCGCAATCTCGTCTCGATCGGCTTGCCGATCGCCGATGTATCAAACCGTTTGTCGCGCTACGCCGCCGACTATCTCGGCATCGAAGACCGCGGCCGTATCGCGCGCGGTGCGTGGGCCGATCTGGTCGTGTTCGATCGTGAACTGGCGTTGACCGCGACTTACGTCGAAGGAGAAGCAATTGTCGAATATGCTTAA
- a CDS encoding cytochrome c oxidase subunit 3: protein MSGQNESPYYFVPHPSRHPISAAIGLLVMLGSLAAWINEHDWAPIGVVAGLLWLLFTLWHWFGDAIAESEGGMYGKNVDKSYRWSMSWFIFSEVMFFGAFFGALFYAREIALHQLGSLDYKLIWPDFSAVWPNNGPAALVSQYKSMQPWPVPTINTALLLSSGATLTVSHHALRENHRKKAIIWLAATLVLGVCFLFLQGFEYFHAYNELNLTLASGVYGSTFFLLTGFHGFHVFLGGTMLAVVLARLIRGHFTAEHHFAFEGAAWYWHFVDVVWLGLYVVVYWL from the coding sequence ATGAGCGGTCAAAACGAGAGCCCGTACTATTTCGTACCGCATCCGTCGCGGCATCCGATCAGCGCCGCTATCGGGTTGCTGGTCATGCTCGGATCGCTTGCGGCCTGGATCAACGAACACGACTGGGCGCCGATTGGCGTCGTGGCCGGCTTGTTGTGGCTGCTCTTCACGCTGTGGCACTGGTTCGGCGACGCGATTGCCGAATCGGAAGGCGGCATGTACGGCAAGAATGTCGACAAGTCGTACCGCTGGAGCATGAGCTGGTTCATCTTCTCCGAAGTGATGTTCTTCGGTGCGTTCTTCGGCGCGTTGTTCTATGCGCGTGAAATTGCGCTGCATCAACTGGGCAGTCTCGATTACAAGCTGATCTGGCCTGATTTCTCGGCGGTCTGGCCGAACAACGGACCGGCTGCGCTGGTGTCGCAATACAAGTCGATGCAGCCGTGGCCGGTGCCGACCATCAACACGGCGTTGCTTCTTTCGTCGGGCGCGACGTTGACGGTGTCGCACCATGCGCTGCGCGAGAATCATCGCAAGAAAGCGATCATCTGGCTGGCGGCTACGCTCGTGCTGGGCGTGTGCTTTCTGTTCCTGCAGGGCTTCGAATATTTTCACGCGTACAACGAACTGAATCTGACGCTGGCTTCGGGCGTGTACGGTTCGACGTTCTTCCTGCTGACGGGTTTCCACGGTTTCCACGTGTTTCTCGGCGGCACGATGCTGGCGGTGGTGCTGGCACGGCTGATTCGCGGTCACTTCACGGCCGAGCATCACTTTGCGTTCGAAGGCGCCGCCTGGTACTGGCACTTTGTGGACGTCGTGTGGCTTGGGCTGTACGTCGTCGTGTACTGGCTGTAA
- a CDS encoding SIS domain-containing protein, producing MLKEALASAETVAAQLSDTSHVEALAAKLAEQPRHVALTVARGSSDHAASYFASLTMSRIGVPVASLPMSVATLQQAPLQVRDQLALAFSQSGKSPDLIGTMQALRNAGALTVAAVNAPGSPLADACEWQLPLVAGPELSVAATKSYIAMLSISAQLVAHWQKDADLLGALKTLPDALQSAGKLDWSKAVEELRGVERMIVIGRGLGLAIAQEAALKLKETSGIQAEAFSSAEVRHGPMELIDRDYPLLVFAPRGPEQAGLLQLARDMQARGARVLLAAPDDVPEATLPLATTAHAALDPIAAILSFYVMAAGLAAARGRNPDAPRHLNKVTETH from the coding sequence ATGCTTAAAGAGGCGCTGGCGTCCGCAGAAACGGTCGCCGCGCAACTCTCGGACACCTCGCATGTCGAGGCTCTCGCCGCGAAGCTGGCCGAACAGCCGCGCCATGTCGCGCTGACGGTCGCGCGCGGCAGCTCGGACCACGCCGCGAGCTACTTCGCGAGCCTGACGATGAGCCGCATCGGCGTGCCGGTCGCGTCGCTGCCGATGTCGGTCGCGACGTTGCAGCAAGCGCCGTTGCAGGTGCGCGATCAGCTCGCGCTGGCGTTCTCGCAATCGGGCAAGAGCCCGGATCTGATCGGCACGATGCAGGCGTTGCGCAACGCGGGCGCGCTGACCGTGGCTGCCGTGAACGCGCCGGGTTCGCCTCTGGCCGATGCCTGCGAATGGCAATTGCCTCTGGTCGCCGGCCCGGAATTGAGCGTCGCGGCCACCAAGAGCTACATCGCGATGCTGTCGATTTCCGCGCAACTGGTCGCGCATTGGCAGAAAGACGCCGACCTGCTCGGCGCATTGAAGACGCTGCCCGATGCGCTGCAAAGCGCGGGCAAGCTCGACTGGTCGAAGGCCGTGGAAGAACTGCGCGGCGTTGAACGCATGATCGTGATCGGCCGCGGGCTCGGTCTCGCGATTGCGCAGGAAGCCGCGCTGAAACTGAAGGAAACCTCCGGCATTCAGGCCGAAGCGTTTTCAAGCGCGGAAGTGCGCCATGGTCCGATGGAACTGATCGACCGTGATTACCCGTTGCTGGTTTTCGCACCGCGCGGCCCCGAACAGGCAGGCCTGCTGCAACTCGCGCGCGACATGCAGGCGCGCGGCGCACGCGTGCTGCTCGCCGCACCGGACGACGTGCCCGAAGCGACGTTGCCGCTTGCCACCACCGCTCATGCGGCGCTCGATCCGATCGCCGCGATCCTGTCCTTTTACGTGATGGCCGCCGGCCTTGCCGCCGCTCGCGGACGCAATCCCGATGCGCCGCGCCATCTCAACAAAGTCACCGAAACTCACTGA
- a CDS encoding YciI family protein: MYVINVTYTAPLDRIDDALDAHRAFLTKYFEAGIFVAAGPKLPRDGGIILAVRIERDKLDAILATDPFVVQKLAHYDVTEFKTTRLAPGLNLPIPD; the protein is encoded by the coding sequence ATGTACGTCATCAACGTCACCTATACCGCCCCGCTCGACCGTATCGACGATGCGCTGGACGCGCATCGCGCGTTCCTGACCAAATACTTCGAAGCAGGTATTTTCGTGGCCGCAGGCCCGAAACTGCCGCGCGACGGCGGCATTATCCTGGCGGTGCGCATCGAGCGGGACAAACTGGACGCAATTCTCGCCACCGATCCGTTCGTCGTGCAGAAGCTCGCGCACTACGACGTGACGGAGTTCAAGACCACGCGTCTCGCGCCGGGTCTGAATCTGCCGATACCGGACTGA
- a CDS encoding SURF1 family protein, with the protein MKIRLIPALLILLVIVVTVRLGFWQRDRAHQKEALEAHITQFENAPAQPLGSAPVELKDIEFHRVKARGTFVADKVVYLDNRPYNDQPGFYVVMPFKLADGGYVLVNRGWLPRNMSNRETIAPYTTPPGEVEIEGIVRADASRAFELGQGGSAAHQLIRQNLDTAAYAAETGLPLHPFVIQQLSDDGDQLVRDWPAPDNGVERNYGYMFQWWGMAAAALVFGLYAARRAARKEQTQEHAPGA; encoded by the coding sequence ATGAAGATTCGCCTGATCCCCGCGTTGCTGATTCTGCTGGTGATCGTCGTGACCGTGCGCCTCGGTTTCTGGCAGCGCGACCGTGCGCATCAGAAGGAAGCGCTTGAGGCGCATATCACGCAGTTCGAGAATGCACCCGCGCAGCCGTTGGGCAGCGCACCGGTCGAATTGAAAGACATCGAGTTTCATCGGGTGAAGGCGCGCGGCACGTTTGTCGCGGATAAGGTCGTCTACCTGGATAATCGTCCGTATAACGATCAGCCCGGCTTTTACGTCGTGATGCCTTTTAAACTGGCCGACGGCGGTTACGTGCTGGTCAATCGCGGCTGGCTGCCGCGCAATATGAGCAATCGCGAAACCATCGCGCCCTATACGACGCCACCGGGCGAAGTCGAGATCGAGGGTATCGTGCGCGCCGACGCGTCACGCGCTTTCGAGTTGGGGCAGGGCGGCTCGGCCGCGCATCAGTTGATCCGCCAGAATCTGGATACCGCCGCGTACGCAGCGGAAACCGGGCTGCCGCTGCACCCGTTCGTGATCCAGCAATTGAGCGACGACGGCGACCAACTGGTGCGCGACTGGCCCGCACCGGATAACGGCGTCGAGCGAAATTACGGCTACATGTTCCAGTGGTGGGGCATGGCGGCGGCGGCTCTGGTTTTCGGCCTGTACGCCGCGCGCCGCGCCGCCAGAAAAGAGCAGACGCAAGAGCACGCGCCGGGCGCGTAA
- a CDS encoding SCO family protein has protein sequence MLKNRFARVARAAVVACALGGALLVAGCGKQPPAFTNLDITGNTQFGSNFSLPDTSGKIHTLADYKGKVVVLFFGYTHCPDVCPTTMAELSQALQQLGPEDAKRVQVLFVTVDPERDTPELLAQYVPAFNPTFVGLRPADQAQLTKITKDFRVYYAKVPGKTPDSYTMDHTAASYVFDTDGKLRLFARDGQGATPWVHDFKLLLD, from the coding sequence ATGCTCAAAAATCGCTTCGCGCGCGTGGCGCGTGCTGCTGTAGTGGCTTGCGCGCTCGGCGGCGCGTTGCTGGTGGCGGGCTGCGGCAAGCAGCCGCCGGCCTTCACCAATCTCGACATCACCGGCAATACGCAGTTCGGCAGCAATTTCTCGCTGCCCGACACGTCTGGAAAAATCCATACGCTGGCGGATTACAAGGGCAAAGTCGTCGTGCTGTTCTTCGGCTACACGCATTGCCCCGATGTTTGCCCGACCACGATGGCGGAGTTGTCGCAGGCGTTGCAGCAACTCGGTCCTGAAGACGCCAAGCGCGTTCAGGTGCTGTTCGTCACCGTCGATCCCGAGCGCGATACGCCTGAATTGCTCGCGCAATACGTGCCGGCGTTTAACCCGACTTTTGTCGGCTTGAGACCCGCCGATCAGGCGCAACTCACGAAGATCACCAAGGACTTCCGCGTCTACTACGCGAAGGTGCCAGGCAAGACGCCCGACAGCTACACGATGGACCACACGGCCGCGAGCTATGTGTTCGATACGGACGGCAAGCTGCGTCTGTTCGCGCGCGACGGTCAGGGCGCGACGCCGTGGGTGCACGATTTCAAGCTGCTGCTCGACTGA
- a CDS encoding COX15/CtaA family protein — protein sequence MFVLQLALIGLCIALLPLSYVWVKADDNKFRKLVWLTTFLTLDLVMFGGFTRLTDSGLGCPDWPGCYGTSSPFIAHAAITAAHQLMPTGPVSMSKAWIEMIHRYFAMAIGVLIIAQTIIAWTARIRRRPLHVSPWWPTSLLLLILVQGAFGAWTVTMKLQPIIVTTHLLLGLALLGTLGWLAARLTPLPAFEPEIARWRVAALAGLILLIAQIALGGWVSTNYAVLACTDFPTCNGQWIPPMDFAHGFHLWRALGMTGDGDMITQDALVAIHWTHRTFAIVVVAYLAWLALKLRRFESLRRPASGVLLVVIIQFVTGLSNIVLQWPLPIAVAHNGGAAILLLLLVMLNFRIAYSRPGRASLPARDAAPA from the coding sequence ATGTTCGTACTGCAACTGGCTTTGATCGGCCTGTGTATCGCGTTGTTGCCGCTGTCCTACGTGTGGGTCAAGGCCGACGACAACAAATTCCGCAAGCTGGTCTGGCTGACCACCTTCCTCACGCTCGATCTGGTGATGTTCGGCGGCTTCACGCGCCTCACCGATTCCGGGCTCGGCTGTCCGGACTGGCCGGGCTGTTACGGCACGTCGTCGCCATTTATCGCGCATGCGGCAATCACGGCTGCGCATCAGTTGATGCCCACCGGGCCGGTCAGCATGTCGAAGGCGTGGATCGAGATGATCCACCGTTACTTCGCGATGGCGATCGGCGTGCTGATCATCGCGCAGACCATCATTGCGTGGACTGCGCGGATCAGGCGCCGTCCGTTGCACGTGTCGCCGTGGTGGCCGACCTCGCTGTTGCTGCTGATTCTGGTGCAGGGCGCGTTCGGCGCATGGACCGTGACGATGAAGCTGCAGCCGATCATTGTGACCACCCACCTGCTGCTCGGTCTTGCGCTGCTCGGCACGCTCGGCTGGCTCGCAGCGCGGCTCACGCCGTTGCCCGCATTCGAGCCGGAAATCGCGCGATGGCGCGTCGCGGCGCTCGCGGGTCTGATTCTGCTGATCGCGCAAATCGCGCTGGGCGGCTGGGTCAGCACGAACTACGCGGTGCTCGCGTGCACCGACTTCCCGACCTGCAACGGCCAATGGATTCCGCCGATGGACTTCGCGCATGGCTTCCATCTGTGGCGCGCGCTCGGCATGACCGGTGACGGCGACATGATCACCCAGGACGCGCTGGTCGCGATCCACTGGACGCACCGCACCTTCGCGATCGTCGTGGTGGCTTATCTGGCGTGGCTCGCGCTGAAGCTGCGCCGCTTCGAATCGCTGCGGCGGCCGGCGAGCGGCGTGCTGCTGGTGGTGATCATCCAGTTCGTCACCGGGCTGTCGAATATCGTCCTGCAATGGCCGTTGCCGATTGCGGTCGCCCACAACGGTGGCGCCGCGATCCTGCTGCTTTTGCTCGTTATGTTAAACTTTCGGATCGCTTATAGCCGTCCCGGCCGCGCCTCGCTCCCTGCGCGCGACGCCGCGCCAGCGTGA
- a CDS encoding MetQ/NlpA family ABC transporter substrate-binding protein, whose translation MQRRNILKALSAVIAGAAIFTSFGAHADDKVIKVGTIGGPDAQIWEVVTKVAKREGLNVKVIEFNDYVQPNAALDAGDLDANSFQHQPYLDSQIKQRGYKLVNAGLTYISPLGVYSKKMKSVKDLPQGAKVAVPNDPSNENRALLLLQSLGLIKLNAGAGTGGNNATPLDIAENPKKIKFVELDAAQLPRTLADVDAAVINTNFALAAGLQPTKDAIALEDIHSPYANLIAVRAQDKDKPWVKKLVAAYQSEDVRQFIKTQFKGSMVPSF comes from the coding sequence ATGCAGCGCAGAAACATTCTTAAAGCCCTCTCGGCAGTGATCGCCGGTGCGGCGATCTTCACCAGCTTCGGCGCGCACGCCGACGACAAAGTCATCAAGGTCGGCACCATCGGCGGCCCGGATGCGCAGATCTGGGAAGTCGTCACCAAAGTGGCGAAGCGCGAAGGCCTGAACGTGAAGGTCATCGAATTCAACGATTACGTGCAGCCGAACGCCGCGCTCGACGCAGGCGATCTGGACGCAAACAGCTTCCAGCACCAGCCGTACCTCGACAGCCAGATCAAGCAGCGCGGCTACAAGCTCGTCAACGCAGGTCTCACGTACATTTCGCCGCTCGGCGTCTACTCGAAGAAGATGAAGTCGGTGAAGGACCTGCCGCAAGGCGCAAAGGTCGCTGTGCCGAACGATCCGTCGAATGAAAACCGTGCGCTGCTGTTGTTGCAGTCGCTGGGTCTGATCAAGCTGAACGCGGGTGCGGGTACGGGCGGCAATAACGCGACCCCGCTCGATATCGCGGAAAATCCGAAGAAGATCAAGTTCGTCGAACTCGACGCAGCGCAATTGCCGCGCACGCTGGCTGATGTCGACGCTGCCGTGATCAACACGAACTTTGCGCTTGCAGCTGGCCTGCAACCGACCAAAGACGCGATTGCGCTCGAAGACATCCACAGCCCGTACGCGAACCTGATCGCTGTGCGCGCTCAGGATAAGGACAAGCCGTGGGTCAAGAAGCTGGTCGCCGCTTACCAGTCGGAAGACGTGCGCCAGTTCATCAAGACGCAGTTCAAGGGTTCGATGGTCCCGTCGTTCTAA
- a CDS encoding GntR family transcriptional regulator → METRWSALMPDARNVTPLYLQLARNLATAIHCGVWSAGEALPSERTLSDAIGVSRITARKAIELLVEQGLIRRARGAGSFITPRVEDPLSRLTGFTKKMQQRGFQPDSVWLERDIRAANRDELVHLGLSPGAAVASLRRLRRADGIVMAVEHSALPAAIVPDPQAIGVSLYSYLEQRGAAVVRALQHFRAVNASSEIASLMDIEPRTALLVITRIGYSADQRAIELTDTYCRDDYYDFVAELRT, encoded by the coding sequence ATGGAAACTCGCTGGTCCGCATTGATGCCCGACGCTCGCAACGTCACGCCGCTGTATTTGCAGCTGGCGCGCAATCTGGCGACGGCGATCCACTGTGGCGTGTGGTCGGCGGGTGAGGCACTGCCGTCGGAGCGCACGCTGTCGGACGCCATCGGCGTGTCGCGCATCACCGCGCGCAAGGCTATCGAGCTGCTGGTCGAACAGGGTTTGATCCGGCGGGCGCGGGGCGCGGGCAGCTTCATCACGCCGCGTGTCGAAGATCCGCTATCGCGGCTCACCGGCTTCACGAAGAAAATGCAGCAACGCGGTTTCCAGCCGGATTCGGTCTGGCTCGAGCGCGATATCCGCGCCGCCAACCGTGACGAACTGGTGCATCTCGGGCTGTCGCCCGGCGCGGCGGTGGCGAGTCTGCGGCGGCTGCGCCGCGCGGACGGCATCGTCATGGCGGTCGAGCATTCGGCGCTGCCGGCGGCGATCGTGCCCGATCCGCAGGCCATCGGCGTATCGCTTTACAGCTATCTGGAGCAGCGCGGGGCCGCCGTGGTACGCGCGTTGCAACACTTCCGGGCGGTCAACGCGTCGAGCGAAATCGCCTCGCTGATGGATATCGAACCGCGCACCGCGCTGCTTGTCATTACCCGTATCGGCTATAGCGCCGATCAGCGCGCAATCGAGCTAACCGACACGTATTGCCGCGACGACTACTACGACTTCGTCGCTGAATTGCGCACCTGA
- a CDS encoding twin transmembrane helix small protein: MHILVPIAFVLIIASMVSALYFMMHDKGKTKRMVWSLATRVGLSISLFLFILFAHWMGWIQSTGIPYGR, from the coding sequence ATGCACATTCTCGTTCCCATTGCCTTCGTCCTGATCATCGCCAGCATGGTGTCGGCGCTGTATTTCATGATGCATGACAAGGGCAAAACCAAACGGATGGTCTGGTCGCTCGCCACGCGGGTGGGTCTGTCGATCTCGCTGTTCCTGTTCATCCTCTTCGCGCATTGGATGGGCTGGATTCAGTCCACCGGTATTCCGTACGGACGCTGA
- a CDS encoding SCO family protein: MSTQSPRSPQARKPAAPEAMPGQPNGPGSWKSGRWILLLLVIIGAAPIVVSYFTYYVIKPTGGSTSYGTLVEPQRPIPDSLVVTGEDGKPLKLDTLRGRWLMISVDSSSCDKACVTKLYFMRQIRAAQGPERERVVEVWLRTDADKVADVIQTAYPETSMLVADPAQVSAWLPTDKGTKVTDHLYLVDPNGNLMMRFPKDPNPSKIKGDVTKLLKWSSIG, from the coding sequence GTGTCGACGCAATCTCCCCGTTCGCCGCAAGCCCGCAAACCCGCCGCGCCGGAAGCGATGCCCGGCCAGCCCAACGGCCCCGGCTCCTGGAAAAGTGGCCGCTGGATTCTGCTGCTGCTGGTGATCATCGGCGCCGCGCCGATTGTCGTGTCGTATTTCACGTACTACGTCATCAAACCAACCGGCGGCAGCACGAGTTACGGCACGCTGGTCGAGCCGCAACGGCCGATTCCCGACTCGCTCGTGGTCACCGGTGAAGACGGCAAACCGCTGAAGCTCGACACCTTGCGCGGCCGTTGGCTGATGATCTCCGTCGACAGCAGTTCGTGCGACAAAGCCTGCGTCACGAAGCTCTATTTCATGCGGCAAATCCGCGCAGCTCAGGGGCCGGAACGCGAGCGCGTCGTAGAAGTGTGGTTGCGCACCGATGCAGACAAGGTCGCAGACGTGATACAAACCGCCTATCCCGAAACCAGCATGCTGGTCGCCGACCCGGCGCAGGTGTCGGCGTGGCTGCCCACCGATAAGGGCACCAAAGTGACCGACCACCTCTATCTGGTCGATCCGAACGGCAATCTGATGATGCGTTTTCCGAAAGATCCGAACCCGAGCAAGATCAAGGGTGACGTGACGAAGCTGCTCAAATGGTCGAGCATCGGCTGA
- a CDS encoding bifunctional helix-turn-helix transcriptional regulator/GNAT family N-acetyltransferase, producing the protein MTDSEALRRAQAVRHFNRFYTQHIGALHEHLAKSEFSLTEVRVLHELYRGRAQTASVLGRALGLDSGYLSRLLTSFERRNLITRRPSDLDARQSLIALTDIGHAAYAPLDTAAIEEVCALLDDLTALTQERLITAMRLIERILGGKPKHELITLRQPRAGECGWLVHRQAQWFAAEYGWDRSFEGLLAKVVADYTQRNDPLRETCWIAEQDGMVVGSVCVVAVSTTVAGMRLLWVEPDVQRLGIGTQLVSECVRFARRVGYTKLTLTTASMLGEPRRLCERAGFRLAGTAAERRFGKDLTVERWELDL; encoded by the coding sequence TTGACCGATTCCGAGGCGCTGCGACGTGCTCAGGCCGTCCGCCATTTCAACCGTTTCTATACGCAGCACATCGGGGCTCTGCATGAGCACCTCGCAAAAAGCGAATTCTCACTAACGGAAGTGCGCGTGCTGCACGAGCTGTATCGCGGACGTGCGCAGACAGCTTCCGTGCTGGGGCGGGCGCTCGGTCTCGATAGCGGTTATCTCAGCCGTCTGCTGACCAGTTTCGAGCGACGCAATCTGATTACGCGCCGTCCGTCCGACCTGGACGCGCGGCAGTCGCTAATCGCCCTGACCGACATCGGTCACGCGGCCTATGCGCCGCTCGACACGGCTGCAATCGAAGAGGTGTGCGCGCTGCTCGACGACCTGACGGCGCTCACGCAGGAACGGTTGATCACGGCGATGAGATTGATCGAGCGAATCCTCGGCGGCAAACCCAAACACGAACTGATTACGCTGCGTCAGCCGCGCGCGGGCGAATGCGGATGGCTGGTGCATCGGCAGGCGCAGTGGTTCGCGGCGGAATACGGCTGGGACCGCTCGTTCGAGGGATTGCTCGCGAAAGTGGTCGCCGATTACACGCAGCGCAACGATCCACTACGCGAGACGTGCTGGATTGCCGAACAGGACGGCATGGTGGTGGGTTCGGTGTGCGTCGTAGCGGTATCGACGACGGTGGCAGGCATGCGCTTGCTGTGGGTCGAGCCGGACGTGCAGCGGCTCGGGATCGGCACGCAACTGGTCAGCGAATGCGTGCGATTCGCGCGGCGCGTGGGTTACACAAAACTCACGTTGACCACGGCCAGCATGCTGGGCGAACCGCGCCGGCTCTGCGAGCGCGCCGGTTTCCGGCTGGCCGGCACAGCGGCTGAGCGCCGTTTCGGCAAGGACCTGACGGTCGAAAGGTGGGAGCTGGATTTGTAG
- the cyoE gene encoding heme o synthase translates to MDSTTLSQTPGSRVSQYIALTKPRVTHLAVFCAVIGMFLSTPGMVPWTVLIGGTVGIWLLAGAAFAINCLVEQKIDAKMRRTSWRPSARGEITTAQILLFSAVLGGIGMYTLYRFANPLTMWLTIATFVGYAVIYTLLLKPATPQNIVIGGASGAMPPALGWAAVTGHVPGDAWILVLIIFVWTPPHFWALALYRRKDYENAGLPMLPNTHGEKYTRLHILLYSLILYAVTLMPFISGMSGVVYLVSAVLLGAVFLAYAWKIYREYSDDLARRMFRYSIVYLSLLFAALLIDHYARALIGA, encoded by the coding sequence ATGGACAGCACAACACTCTCCCAAACACCCGGTAGCCGGGTCTCCCAGTACATCGCCCTGACGAAGCCGCGCGTCACGCATCTCGCCGTGTTCTGCGCCGTCATCGGCATGTTTCTTTCGACGCCCGGCATGGTGCCGTGGACCGTTCTGATCGGCGGTACGGTCGGTATCTGGCTGCTCGCGGGTGCCGCGTTCGCCATCAATTGCCTGGTTGAACAGAAAATCGACGCGAAAATGCGTCGCACGTCGTGGCGTCCGTCGGCCCGCGGCGAGATCACTACCGCGCAGATTCTGCTGTTTTCTGCGGTGCTCGGCGGCATTGGCATGTACACGCTGTATCGCTTCGCCAATCCGCTGACCATGTGGCTCACCATTGCCACTTTCGTCGGTTATGCGGTGATCTACACGCTGTTGCTGAAACCGGCTACGCCGCAGAACATCGTGATCGGCGGTGCATCGGGCGCGATGCCGCCCGCGCTCGGCTGGGCCGCAGTCACCGGTCACGTGCCAGGCGACGCATGGATTCTCGTGCTGATCATCTTCGTGTGGACGCCGCCGCATTTCTGGGCGCTCGCGCTGTATCGCCGCAAAGACTACGAAAACGCCGGTCTGCCGATGCTGCCGAATACGCACGGCGAGAAGTACACGCGTCTGCATATCCTGCTGTATTCGTTGATCCTGTACGCAGTCACGCTGATGCCGTTTATCTCCGGCATGAGCGGGGTCGTGTATCTGGTTTCCGCCGTGCTGCTGGGCGCCGTGTTCCTCGCCTATGCGTGGAAGATCTATCGGGAATATTCGGACGATCTGGCGCGCAGAATGTTTCGTTACTCGATCGTCTATCTGTCGCTGCTGTTTGCCGCGCTGCTGATCGACCACTATGCGCGTGCCCTGATCGGCGCGTAA